The genomic segment GCCACCCGTTCCAGTTCCTCCATGAGAGAGGCGTAGGACAGGCCGTGGAATCCGTAGCGCCGCACTCCCTGCTTCGCATAGCGGCGCGGAATCGCCATCAATCGCGCGACCGGCGGCAGATGTTGATGAAACCCTGTGTCGAAGCAGGCCACCTGGGGCGCCTGCGGATACCGACCGGCCAACGCCTCGATCAGCGCAAGTTCCGCCGGAAGATGTTCGGGATCGTAGGGACTCAGTCGCCGTAACTCTTCGATCATCTCCGTCGACACCACATCAGGATCGGCATAGCGATTTCCCCCGTGGACCACCCGATGACCGATGGCCTGGATCCCCGTGCCCTTGCCGCTCTCCGTGAGATGGTCGATCAACAGCCGTGCGGCCTCCGTATGACTCGGCACCTGCGCGACGCAACGCGCTTGCCGTCCGGTGGCAGGGTCCGTCACCGTCACGATCCCGTCCGGCAACCCGATCCGCTCGATGTGGCCCGTGTCAGTCCGGATCGGCGGTGTGGCCACTCGAAACAGGGCCCATTTTACGCTGGAGGATCCGGCGTTGACGGTGAGCAACGCAGAAGCCTCGCGATCGGCTTGGGGCATGAGCGTCCTTTCTGCTCCTTTCACCATAGATCGACCACAGGATCAGCGCAACCGGAAAATCCTCGCCCTCTCGACTCCATTCAAACCAAGGTAGGTCTTCTGCACCGACGATCCAGGGAAGAGTGCTAGGTCCGGATCGATCGCGAACGCGGTATGCTGGACCATGCTCCCGGTGATCATTAGCCTCAGCCTGCTCGCCTTCCCTTGCATGATGCCGACGGGACTCGCGGCTGCGGCACCGGCCGCGGAAGCCGCCCTGCTTGGCGGCACGGTTGTCTCGATCGACCAGGAGACTCTGACGCTCACCATTCTGTTCCCTTCCGGAGAATCGCGTGCTCTTCCCGTGCGTGACGCTCGCCTCCTGCACGGCCTGAGTATCGGCGACCATGTCACGTTCGAGATCAACGGGGACAACCAGCTCGTCAAGATCACCAAGCTGCCCACTGACCCGGCCAACTGACCTCGCCGGGCTAGGGATCGGCAACAACCCTCGCCGACCGCAATTCTTGTATAATGCCGCGCTACAGCACGGTGCTCCACGACGTGCTCCACAGTGATTCAACGGGAGGCCTCATGAAACCGGGCACCGATCGCATGGTCGTGTTGGTGATAGTGTTTTTCGCCTCATGGTGGGCCTTTGTTCCCTTAAACGCCTGGCCGACTGAACCGGCCACCGATTCCGATCCCCCGACAGGACCGGCGCTGGAACGGATCATCGAGCGCTACATTCGGACACATCCTGAAGTCATCGAACAGTCCTTACAGGCGCTGGAGAACAAACGGGCGGCTGAGGAGCAAGAACGGCAGAAAGCCGCAATTGCGACCCACCAGCAAGAGTTGCTCAACGATCCGAACTCCCCGATCAGCGGAAACCGAACCGGGGACATCACCGTCGTGGAATTTTTCGATTATCGCTGCGGGTATTGCAAACGAGCGGCTTCCGCGCTGACCGAGCTGCAACAACGGGATACCGGCATCCGTGTCGTCTATAAAGACTTTCCGATTCTTGGCGAGACGTCCGAACTGGCCGCCAAAGCAGCGTTGGCCTCACATCTGCAAGGGAAACACCAGGCGTTTCATGAGGCTCTGCTGGCCACGAAAGAAGACCTTACCAAAGAGCAGCTGTTTCGCATCGCCGAATCGACGGGGTTGGATGTCGAGCGCCTGGACAGAGATCTCAACAGACCAGAGTGGCACACCGTGATCGATCGCAACCGGAATCTCGCGAAGCTCCTGGGTATCAGCGGGACACCGGCGTTTATCGTCGGCACGGAGTTGGTACCGGGTGCCATGGATTTGAAGATGCTGGAAAACCTGGTGGCTCAGGTACGCGGAAAGTAACGGCCCGTTATGTCCGTACGGCCAGGCACTGTGACGGCCTCGACAATCCCCGCCCGTGGCCCGACGCCTCCGACACAACGCGGTTTCCCCCGGCACAACTCCGGGGGGATGCCCATGGGCGCTCCCGCTGTCTAATGATGAGGACCGGCACTGCATCCAGACGGCAGCTCTCCCTTGAAGAAAGGCCGCCGGACGGCCGGAAATCCGCTCCGCCAGGAAGTTCAAGCTGCCACCCGTCGTATGCGTCTCGCCGTTCAAAAACGGCATCGGCGTCGTCCTGATGTGGTCGGAAATCGGGAACGAAATCGTCCTCCCCGCCTCCAAGGCCACCTCTACCGGCTGACCGGGCGAACTCCCCGCCGTCACAATGTTGATCGTATGCGGCACGCTGTCGTTCAACTGCACCATCAACTCTCGGAAGGCGCCGTTGACACCGTACCCCACCGGCTCGATGATCATCGCGCCGAATCCGCCGTGGCCCCAGGTAATCCGGCCCAACGCATGGTCGTACCAAAACACGGTGCCGACATCGGAGTCGACCCAGAACCGCTGCCGCACGAATTCGATCGTCACGATGGCGAGTGCACTACGGCCCTTGATGGGACGAATCGTCATCCCCACCCGAGCGGCGACATTCCAAACAACCGGCGGCAGACAACGCCACCGTCCCGACAGCCGGCCGACGATCACGACAGGGGAGGAACCTCCTTTGGTTCGCCCGTTGAACGGGCCGTGAACAGTGGCTGATCCCGGACAAGCATTGCCGCGCGCGACCGGCGAACCCGGGCACGATGAAGCAGCCATAAGGCGCCACCCGACAGGCTCATCAGGAAAATGGGCACACCCGGAATATTCAACAGGGTTTTCTCAAACCCGAAGAAATTCAGTTGATGCAACTGCATCACGACAAAATGCACCCGCCGCCACCGACCTTCGTCTTCGAGGATCTCCCCTGTCTGTCGATCCAACACAATCTCCGTGGCATCGGCATCATTGAATCGCACG from the Fimbriimonadaceae bacterium genome contains:
- a CDS encoding DsbA family protein is translated as MKPGTDRMVVLVIVFFASWWAFVPLNAWPTEPATDSDPPTGPALERIIERYIRTHPEVIEQSLQALENKRAAEEQERQKAAIATHQQELLNDPNSPISGNRTGDITVVEFFDYRCGYCKRAASALTELQQRDTGIRVVYKDFPILGETSELAAKAALASHLQGKHQAFHEALLATKEDLTKEQLFRIAESTGLDVERLDRDLNRPEWHTVIDRNRNLAKLLGISGTPAFIVGTELVPGAMDLKMLENLVAQVRGK